A section of the Kribbella voronezhensis genome encodes:
- a CDS encoding GTP-binding protein LepA, whose translation MRLTHGRLAWGELRPAGVGGIFVIKGFKGRGRRRPFSVEARLAEHVDRLGEEHPPIPVDSADYTMARPELLARAFGPVLTYMSRVELEVERNVLELNLLLPDPPAVDRHFYADVWLPQEIHHGLLLDRLQSLAGLPPADPDLTSMAFSYRVLGALGRWSAVQDVSRMLYYLTGVATEQSAILAYNKLHQGLLHLGERAVATTVVAPIRRQEPGHFAYYKIAAQGLWTELTGWQKWLVGTLRRHTFEPVGAYTKKQWAEFGAVMHHLGITTDGEGGLTRYAQQIGRVEMELLWAMRRGLRVPTYVVDSLRSAARLAAAERVATAGS comes from the coding sequence GTGAGACTTACTCATGGTCGGTTGGCCTGGGGTGAGCTGAGGCCTGCTGGGGTGGGTGGGATCTTCGTGATCAAGGGGTTCAAGGGACGTGGCCGGCGGCGGCCGTTCTCGGTCGAGGCGCGGCTGGCCGAGCATGTGGACCGGCTGGGGGAGGAGCATCCGCCGATCCCGGTGGACAGCGCCGACTACACGATGGCGCGACCGGAACTGCTCGCCAGGGCCTTCGGCCCGGTGCTGACCTACATGTCCCGGGTCGAGCTCGAAGTCGAACGGAACGTCCTCGAGCTGAACCTGCTGCTGCCGGACCCGCCGGCTGTGGACCGGCATTTCTATGCCGACGTCTGGCTTCCGCAGGAGATCCATCACGGGTTGTTGCTGGATCGCCTGCAGTCGCTGGCCGGCCTGCCGCCGGCGGATCCCGACCTCACCTCGATGGCGTTCAGCTACCGGGTGCTCGGTGCGCTCGGTCGCTGGAGCGCCGTGCAGGACGTGAGCCGGATGCTCTACTACCTCACCGGCGTGGCGACCGAGCAGTCGGCGATCCTTGCCTACAACAAGCTTCATCAGGGTCTGCTGCATCTGGGTGAGCGCGCGGTGGCGACAACCGTCGTCGCTCCCATCCGCAGACAGGAGCCGGGGCACTTCGCCTACTACAAGATCGCCGCTCAGGGCCTGTGGACCGAGCTGACCGGCTGGCAGAAGTGGCTGGTGGGAACGCTCCGCCGGCACACCTTCGAACCGGTCGGTGCCTACACCAAGAAGCAGTGGGCAGAGTTCGGTGCCGTGATGCACCACCTCGGCATCACCACCGACGGCGAAGGCGGCCTCACTCGCTACGCCCAGCAGATCGGGCGGGTCGAGATGGAGCTGCTCTGGGCGATGCGGCGGGGCCTGCGGGTTCCGACGTACGTCGTGGACTCGCTCAGGTCGGCCGCCCGGCTCGCCGCGGCCGAGCGCGTCGCCACCGCCGGCAGCTGA